From Musa acuminata AAA Group cultivar baxijiao chromosome BXJ3-8, Cavendish_Baxijiao_AAA, whole genome shotgun sequence, one genomic window encodes:
- the LOC135645147 gene encoding dolichyl-diphosphooligosaccharide--protein glycosyltransferase subunit 4A-like, translating into MARLMIDDQDLGFFANFLGIFIFILVIAYHYVMADPKYEGNQC; encoded by the coding sequence ATGATTGATGATCAAGATTTAGGATTCTTCGCCAATTTTCTAGGCATCTTCATATTTATTTTGGTGATTGCTTATCATTATGTGATGGCAGATCCAAAGTATGAAGGAAACCAATGTTAA
- the LOC103994861 gene encoding transcription factor bHLH143 isoform X1, producing the protein MGKDITPHFDSQHPSWRFSHMNSASNIQRFDIGPQNDNSMLLPACVNPYGCVFSVNAAKQFPGVCTNKSLQKISSLIPPLTPSQRPPEFDVLEKRYLAFDQLRDGRSYIFSSSSIPYPFFNSVDLGFGLQGSTDTNVSNGHGAEEMHEDTEEINALLYSDSDEDHDDEEASTGHSPVGVTGRSLSEVASSMLPAKRRRVNADEFDASLVDTASSQVLHCPDVPTDHRNKGDGIHSESSCVKGGDHNQNGDDVRIKRARIQETVSILRRIIPGGNGKDTATVLDVAISYLKSLKLKAKTLNASP; encoded by the coding sequence ATGGGGAAGGATATTACTCCTCATTTTGATTCACAGCATCCATCTTGGCGATTTAGTCATATGAACTCTGCTAGTAATATCCAACGGTTTGATATCGGGCCTCAGAACGACAATTCAATGTTGCTTCCTGCCTGTGTTAATCCCTATGGTTGTGTATTCTCAGTGAATGCTGCAAAACAATTCCCTGGTGTCTGCACAAACAAATCCCTTCAAAAGATATCATCTTTGATTCCTCCTTTGACCCCATCTCAAAGGCCTCCTGAATTTGATGTGTTGGAGAAGAGGTACTTGGCCTTTGATCAGTTAAGGGATGGAAGGAGCTACATCTTTAGCTCATCAAGCATCCCTTATCCATTCTTTAATTCCGTGGACCTAGGTTTCGGTCTGCAAGGCAGCACAGACACCAATGTTTCCAATGGGCATGGGGCGGAAGAGATGCATGAAGACACAGAGGAAATCAATGCACTGTTGTACTCGGATTCTGATGAGGATCATGATGATGAAGAGGCCAGCACTGGACACTCTCCTGTTGGGGTGACAGGGAGGAGTTTATCTGAGGTAGCTAGCTCTATGCTTCCGGCAAAGAGGAGGAGAGTTAACGCGGATGAATTCGATGCATCACTTGTAGATACTGCAAGCTCGCAAGTTCTCCACTGCCCTGATGTTCCTACAGATCACAGGAACAAAGGGGATGGTATACACTCTGAGTCAAGCTGTGTGAAAGGAGGGGATCACAATCAGAACGGAGATGATGTGCGCATCAAAAGAGCAAGAATTCAGGAAACAGTTAGCATATTGAGAAGGATTATTCCTGGTGGAAATGGGAAGGATACAGCCACTGTCCTTGACGTGGCTATCAGCTATCTCAAGTCGCTTAAGCTGAAGGCCAAAACTTTGAATGCTTCTCCTTAG
- the LOC103994861 gene encoding transcription factor bHLH143 isoform X2 — MNSASNIQRFDIGPQNDNSMLLPACVNPYGCVFSVNAAKQFPGVCTNKSLQKISSLIPPLTPSQRPPEFDVLEKRYLAFDQLRDGRSYIFSSSSIPYPFFNSVDLGFGLQGSTDTNVSNGHGAEEMHEDTEEINALLYSDSDEDHDDEEASTGHSPVGVTGRSLSEVASSMLPAKRRRVNADEFDASLVDTASSQVLHCPDVPTDHRNKGDGIHSESSCVKGGDHNQNGDDVRIKRARIQETVSILRRIIPGGNGKDTATVLDVAISYLKSLKLKAKTLNASP, encoded by the coding sequence ATGAACTCTGCTAGTAATATCCAACGGTTTGATATCGGGCCTCAGAACGACAATTCAATGTTGCTTCCTGCCTGTGTTAATCCCTATGGTTGTGTATTCTCAGTGAATGCTGCAAAACAATTCCCTGGTGTCTGCACAAACAAATCCCTTCAAAAGATATCATCTTTGATTCCTCCTTTGACCCCATCTCAAAGGCCTCCTGAATTTGATGTGTTGGAGAAGAGGTACTTGGCCTTTGATCAGTTAAGGGATGGAAGGAGCTACATCTTTAGCTCATCAAGCATCCCTTATCCATTCTTTAATTCCGTGGACCTAGGTTTCGGTCTGCAAGGCAGCACAGACACCAATGTTTCCAATGGGCATGGGGCGGAAGAGATGCATGAAGACACAGAGGAAATCAATGCACTGTTGTACTCGGATTCTGATGAGGATCATGATGATGAAGAGGCCAGCACTGGACACTCTCCTGTTGGGGTGACAGGGAGGAGTTTATCTGAGGTAGCTAGCTCTATGCTTCCGGCAAAGAGGAGGAGAGTTAACGCGGATGAATTCGATGCATCACTTGTAGATACTGCAAGCTCGCAAGTTCTCCACTGCCCTGATGTTCCTACAGATCACAGGAACAAAGGGGATGGTATACACTCTGAGTCAAGCTGTGTGAAAGGAGGGGATCACAATCAGAACGGAGATGATGTGCGCATCAAAAGAGCAAGAATTCAGGAAACAGTTAGCATATTGAGAAGGATTATTCCTGGTGGAAATGGGAAGGATACAGCCACTGTCCTTGACGTGGCTATCAGCTATCTCAAGTCGCTTAAGCTGAAGGCCAAAACTTTGAATGCTTCTCCTTAG